The nucleotide sequence TTCGATTTTTGTGACGAGAGTCGCTCACTTAATCGTCTTCTAGCTTTATGATCGGGACAGTGTGGTGTGATGTGATGTGAAGGAGCAAGATGACTGCTAATAGCCAATTCATCTCCGTCAAGGCTTTACAAGCTTTGGTCAGACGAGGTTTCCAACCTCTAGTTTTGCGCTCAAAACCCAAAAGATCGGGGTTAGAAGCTATAAACGGGGATTTTGCCAAAAGATTGTTTGATATTGTCTTTTCTTCATGGGTTTTAATTTTCTTTTCTCCGCTTTATCTAATTATTGCCTTATTAATTGCCGTTAGTTCTCCGGGGCCGATTTTCTACATACAGGAACGAGTCGGAAAAAATTATAAACGCTTCGACTGTATCAAGTTTAGAACAATGGTCACTAACGCTGATGAGATCTTAGAGTCCATGATGGCTAACTCAGAAGAGATGCGTGAAGAGTTTGAAGATAATTTTAAACTCAGAGACGATCCACGAGTAACTTGGATTGGAAAATTTTTACGCATAACTAGCTTAGATGAATTTCCTCAATTTTGGAACGTTTTAATGGGGGATATGAGTGTTGTTGGCCCAAGACCTTTAGTTCCAGAAGAATTATATAAGTACGGAAATCGGATTGATAAAGTGCTGACAATTCAGCCGGGAATTACAGGATTATGGCAAGTTTCTGGGCGCAATGATATTCCTTACCCCTTAAGAGTTCAAATGGATGTTTACTACGTAAATTCCCGCAATTTTTTCATGGATTTGTGGGTGATGGTAAAAACCATTGGCGTAGTGGTTTTCCCTCATAACAATGGAGCTTATTGAGGAATAAGTATTACTCAATTTTCACAAGGTTTTGGAATGGCTTTTAGCTAAACAGAACCCATCTAAAAATTATTGCTGAAAAAATCCAGAAATTTCGCTAACAAGGCAAAGGATTCCTCTTTTTGCCTTGTATTTTTTTCAAGCCTTCCTTGGCTCTCGTGAATTCGTCTGGAGAATAAATTAAGCAAAATATTGTGTATAATTGCATAAAATTGCTATAAAAATTAATATAAATTTATTAAAGAAAGAATTTAATTGAATTTAAGAAAATGATAAATTAAATTTAAGTAGGTATTTTGCATTAGACAACCTCTGAGGATCATTAAACATGACTCAAGCAAAGACGGCTTTAATTACTGGTATTACTGGACAAGATGGTTCTTACTTAAGTGAGTTACTATTAGAAAAAGGCTATCAAGTTCATGGAATTATCCGTCGCACTTCCACCTTCAATACAGACCGCATTGATCATATATATGTCGATCCCCATAACTCAGAAGCACGACTATTTCTACATTATGGAGATTTAACCGATGGGACAACCCTGCGGAGGATTTTAGAACAAGTTCAACCGATAGAAATTTATAACTTAGGGGCCCAATCTCATGTGCGTGTGAGTTTTGACTCACCAGAATACACAGCCGACTCAGTGGGAATGGGAACACTACGATTACTAGAAGCAATTCGAGATTATCAACATCGCACAGGCATAGAAGTGCGTTTTTATCAAGCGGGTTCATCGGAAATGTTTGGCAAAGTCCAAGAAATCCCGCAAAAAGAAACAACCCCATTCTATCCCCGCAGTCCCTATGCCTGTGCCAAAGTTTATGCTCACTGGCAAACCCTTAACTATCGTGAATCTTATGGAATGTTTGCCTGTAATGGAATACTCTTTAACCATGAATCCCCAAGGCGGGGTGAAACCTTTGTGACTCGCAAAATTACCAGAGCCATCGCCCGTATTTTGGCCGGACAACAGAAAAAACTCTATTTAGGTAATCTAGATTCTAAACGGGACTGGGGTTATGCTAAAGATTATGTTAAAGCTATGTGGCTAATGCTACAGCAACAAGAACCTGATGATTATGTCGTTGCTACTAATGAAACCCATTCCATCAAAGAATTTCTAGAAATTGCCTTTAAATTCGTTAATCTCGATTGGCAAGACTATGTAGAATTCGATGAGCGCTATTTACGCCCGGCTGAGGTGGATTTATTGATCGGAGATTCCTCTAAAGCTAGAACTAAGCTCGGTTGGCAACCCTCAGTCACTTTTGAAGAATTAGTTCATTTAATGGTAGAAGCTGATCTAGCGGCTTTAGACATCCCCATCGCCAAGGGAAATCATAGTGAACACTTTTTAGCCGATACGGCTTATATTCGTCATGAGACGAGAACCACCATAGATTAAATTAATCACAGTAAGCCAACTAATAAGGGGAGAAATCATGCTGAATCTCAGTGAAAAACGGATTGTCGTCACTGGTGGGGCCGGATTTTTAGGACGACAAGTGGTTGAACAACTTTTAATCGCTGGAGCTAAGGCTGATCAAATTACGATTCCTCGTTCTCACTCTTGTGATTTGCGAGTGCTAGATCATTGTCAAAGGGCGGTTACTGGACAGGATATTATCATTCACTTAGCCGCTCATGTCGGAGGGATTGGATTAAATCGAGAAAAACCGGCAGAGTTATTTTACGATAACTTAATGATGGGGACTCAACTGATTCATGCTGCCTACTGTGCAGGGGTAGAAAAATTTGTCTGTGTGGGGACCATTTGTGCCTATCCTAAATTTACGCCCGTCCCTTTTTCTGAAGATGACCTTTGGAACGGCTATCCTGAAGAAACGAATGCGCCTTATGGCATCGCAAAAAAGGCTTTATTAGTTCAACTTCAATCTTATCGTCAGCAATATGGCTTTAATGGGATTTATCTTCTGCCCGTCAATTTATATGGTCCTGAAGATAATTTTGACCCCAATAGTTCTCATGTTATTCCGGCTTTAATTCGTAAAGTTTACGAAGCTCAACAAAAGGGGGAAAAGCAGATTCCCGTCTGGGGTGATGGGAGTCCTACTCGTGAGTTTCTTTATTCTACTGATGCCGCTAGAGGAATTGTCATGGCCACTCAGTCTTATGATCAATCTTTACCCGTTAACTTAGGAACAAATTTTGAAGTCTCTATTCGGGACCTAGTGGAGATGATTTGTGAGTTAATGGGATTTAAAGGGGAAATTGTTTGGCAAACCGATAAGCCCAATGGTCAACCCCGCCGTTGTCTTGATACTAGATTAGCCCGAGAAAAATTTGGTTTTGTTGCTCAAATGGACTTTAAAGAAGGACTAAAAAATACAATTGAATGGTATAGACAGCATCCGGGATAAATGGGTTAGGGAGGGTTAAAACAGCCCTCCTGATATAACCTAATTAATTTTGGCGAAGCTCTTAAAATTTCTTTACATTGACCTAGAGCTTACGGGGAAAATCATAGAGAGAAATGTGATCAAAAGAAGGGTTCTCTAAAGGGTACTTTTTTGATAAATATAAAACATTGACCTAGTCTCGTGACTAACCATGACCCAACTAACACTCAACTTGATTCAAGGTGCTGTAAGTTTTAGTTTTACAGTAGAGGCAGCACTCTCCCTAAAACAAGAAATTAATCAATTAATGGAAAGCTTAAAAGCGATCGCGGTCAATACTTCTACTGGAGGTAAGCCAACTCCTAAAAAAGCGATGGAATACCGCCATACCGGGGAAGTCTTTCTAGAAGTCTTTTGTAACCCGAACATTTATCCGAGTCCTTTTGCGGCTAAAGTCTTGCTAACGGTTCGTGATGAGCGTATTCGTTTAACCACAGAAGCCGAATTGACTCGTCTTATCGAAGATCTCGAGCAATATTTAGAACAAGCGGCTTAAAAGGGCTTGCTGTTTCCCCTCCTAAAATGAAAAAAAGAAATTGACTGAACAAAAAGTCCGTAGCTTAATTGACCTACTGTTCAGTCAAATCCATGACTAACAACTCTAGTTAGTTGTCTTCTAACATAAGTATTGCAAACGCTTTGTCTAACTCAGATGACAAAATACTAATCAATAATTCAATCGAGGAACTTACCGACCTTTTTTCTCGTTCTTAATAAAGTTAAATAAAATAGCTACCTCGACTTTAATGATCTCTGTTAATTATTAGGTTTAGTCATCAGTCCAAGTTTCAGGGGCAATGAGATCACTAATGCGATCACGCAACAAATAATCACATCTTTCTAGTTCACACTCAACCTCTACCCATTCCCGAGCCGGAATATATTGACACAGAACATAGATAGGCTGTTGACGACTGATGACTCCTTGAGCGACTAATTGACGGGCTTCTTCCTGGATCACTTCAATGGTATAGTGGCTAATTTGAAGGGAGGATACTGCTTGACTGCTCATAAATTACCAACCTGTTTAAGTAGTTTATAGACTAACCCCGATTGCTTAATCCTTTTTGGATCTCTTAGCGATCCCCATTTTTTTTGTATACTTAGTTACAATCTTTTGGCATTTTTAGACGAAAGCTAGAAAATTTAGGTTTTTCTTAAGATTTCTCTAACTTTTTCTTGAAAATTTTACCCTTCAGTCTTTTAGCCCTAGTTTGTGGACTAGGGCAGGTGATTCAGAAAGATTGTGCTTATCCAAGGCAGTGTACAAGGGTATACTACAGTGTTCAAGTTCGGTATCAGCAGGAGAAACTGCTTATGAGAAATTTAATTAATCATTATCCCAACATTCAGAAGCGATTAAATCTCCTATTTGGTCCCGTAGCAGGTAATCACATCTTTCTAATTCGCATTCTACATAAACCCACTCGCGAGGCGGGATATATTGACAAAGAACATAAATCGGCTGATGACGGCTGACGGTTCCATGTTCCACCAGTTGACGAACTTCTTCCTTGATCATCTTGATGGAGTAATGAAACGTTGAAGCCGATGCCAGTGTACTAACACTCATGAGAAGTTACCTATCAACTAACAAGACCTATGATTTATCATAATCCAATTGCTCAAAAGAATAAAGCGATTTCTTGCTGTATCGTTAATTACAATTTCTTATCTTTTTAGCAAAGTGCTATCCGGTAAGGGTTAGAAATGCCTAGACTGATTTTAAAAACCCGATGACAAAACTTAAAATTCTATCTGGCGATAGTGTGGTAATCTAGCCGCTCGTCTACTGCCCTTGTATTCACCCTAGCATTTTTACCAAAAGATGTGCCAAGGAAAACTAGGCTGATCTATATTGAGTAAAAATCCGATCAACTGTGATGTCAAACTCTATAGAACAGATCGATGCTTATATTGCCTTAGCGCTACAAGTTACTTGTCATGGGGTGAACCAGGCCACTAACGCCACCGAGGCGCGAAAAATCATGCAGGAGAGTATCAAACGTATTGGACAACAAATTAGTGCCGCCAAAGCTTTTATTGGGCCTAATTGCCGTTTAGTGTTGCTCCCTGAATATGTACTCACCAGTTTTCCAATGGGAGAGTCGATCACCGACTGGGCAAAAAAAGCCTGTTTAGAGATGGCTGATCCCCTCTACCAAGAATTAGGACAGATAGCCAGCAAAAATAACCTCTTTTTGGCCGGCAACGCCTACGAACTCGAT is from Gloeothece verrucosa PCC 7822 and encodes:
- a CDS encoding sugar transferase, yielding MTANSQFISVKALQALVRRGFQPLVLRSKPKRSGLEAINGDFAKRLFDIVFSSWVLIFFSPLYLIIALLIAVSSPGPIFYIQERVGKNYKRFDCIKFRTMVTNADEILESMMANSEEMREEFEDNFKLRDDPRVTWIGKFLRITSLDEFPQFWNVLMGDMSVVGPRPLVPEELYKYGNRIDKVLTIQPGITGLWQVSGRNDIPYPLRVQMDVYYVNSRNFFMDLWVMVKTIGVVVFPHNNGAY
- the gmd gene encoding GDP-mannose 4,6-dehydratase, which gives rise to MTQAKTALITGITGQDGSYLSELLLEKGYQVHGIIRRTSTFNTDRIDHIYVDPHNSEARLFLHYGDLTDGTTLRRILEQVQPIEIYNLGAQSHVRVSFDSPEYTADSVGMGTLRLLEAIRDYQHRTGIEVRFYQAGSSEMFGKVQEIPQKETTPFYPRSPYACAKVYAHWQTLNYRESYGMFACNGILFNHESPRRGETFVTRKITRAIARILAGQQKKLYLGNLDSKRDWGYAKDYVKAMWLMLQQQEPDDYVVATNETHSIKEFLEIAFKFVNLDWQDYVEFDERYLRPAEVDLLIGDSSKARTKLGWQPSVTFEELVHLMVEADLAALDIPIAKGNHSEHFLADTAYIRHETRTTID
- a CDS encoding GDP-L-fucose synthase family protein, giving the protein MLNLSEKRIVVTGGAGFLGRQVVEQLLIAGAKADQITIPRSHSCDLRVLDHCQRAVTGQDIIIHLAAHVGGIGLNREKPAELFYDNLMMGTQLIHAAYCAGVEKFVCVGTICAYPKFTPVPFSEDDLWNGYPEETNAPYGIAKKALLVQLQSYRQQYGFNGIYLLPVNLYGPEDNFDPNSSHVIPALIRKVYEAQQKGEKQIPVWGDGSPTREFLYSTDAARGIVMATQSYDQSLPVNLGTNFEVSIRDLVEMICELMGFKGEIVWQTDKPNGQPRRCLDTRLAREKFGFVAQMDFKEGLKNTIEWYRQHPG
- a CDS encoding DUF4327 family protein: MSSQAVSSLQISHYTIEVIQEEARQLVAQGVISRQQPIYVLCQYIPAREWVEVECELERCDYLLRDRISDLIAPETWTDD
- a CDS encoding DUF4327 family protein; its protein translation is MSVSTLASASTFHYSIKMIKEEVRQLVEHGTVSRHQPIYVLCQYIPPREWVYVECELERCDYLLRDQIGDLIASECWDND